The genomic window AGCATAGTCAGTGAAAACACAGCCACGCACTTGGGGCACTCGGTAGAAACCCAGCAAGCTGGAGATGTGGTTTACTGAAGACACGGAACTGCAGGGaatccagaaaaggaaaagctgctgaTCATAAAACCTCTTCTGacattcaaataattttgacCTAGGGACATTGGTTCTTTGATTTACATGCACAATTGCAGAACTGACAGAGCCTAAACCAAAGTGATTCAAAGCCCCCACGCTGCTGTTCCTAAAACGTGTCTGATGGAGATGAAGCTGGCACGGCTACTGCCTGGATTTACAGCTGGCCATTAAAGTATGTTTACAAGCCTTTAGTACAGTGTACACATCTGGTAAATCATTGATTGCACAAATAGCTCCTGGTGTCATGCTCCCTCTGTCAGCTTTCTCCACTACTACGTTACCCCGCGCAGAACGTCCGCCCTGGAGCCCGCTCTCCGCAGCGCTGCCGAGTCCCGGGCAGCCAGGCGAAGGTCCAAGGGGGATGCTGCCAGCTGGAAACGGCGCTTGCCACGGTGGGGCGAGCCGCCGAGCTGAGCCGCGTCCGCAGGGGAAGGTGCCACGCGCAGCCCGCTCCCGCGGGGAGCTCACAGGTCCATGGGCGTCGCGGCGCCCACGGGCGAGGATGCAGGGGAAGCGCTGCCGGCGTCTTGCCACCTCGGTGGCAGTCGCTGTGCCACGGCTTCGGCTGTGCAGCGGGCAGAAAACACAAACCCGGCGCTGAGGCCGCCCGGAGCTGTGTTagagaggagcaggaaaagGCATGGCCACCCGGCCCGAGGAAGACCAGTGCCGGCAGGGAAGGCGCAGGGACGAGCTgagctgccgcggccccgcaccacgggggagcggggccgggggaagCGAGCGGAAAGCCACGGCGAACCGCGCCGGGGGCTCTGCCGAGCTCCTCGCAGCTGCATTCAGGCTAAGTGCAGCAGCTACAGACAATTTTAAAGCAaccagaataaaaaaagaaatcagccaGATTTAATTGTTAGCAATAACTTCTCAAAATAGCAGCTCATTAGCCCCAGAGCCAACAGCTTAAAAGTGTGGGCGTGATTTGTGGGGTCCTGTAGGGGAATCCCTTCTGGGGTTCCTATAAAACTAATGCAGAAAAGAAACGCAGCCCTCGAATGCTGGGGAGGAAAACGAATTTCCCTCCACGTTAGCGCGTGGGAAGGGAGGTGCGGAGAGGCCAGTGGCGAAGCAGGTCTGGCTGCGCCCCGGCACggtccggccccggcccgcggagCGCCGCTGCAGCCCAAGCCCGGACCCCAGCAGGACCAGGCGCCTGCGGAGCATCACTCGGGTGGGAATGCCCGGAAGCCCCCACCCGAATAAAACATCTCAGCGTAGCAGAAAGGTGCCCGCAGGGCAGGAACAGCCCTTGCCCGGGCTTGGGAAACCCTCTAAGCAGGGGCTGAGCACTCCGGTGCAGGCGGGTGTCCTCCCTCGTCCCTCCCCATTGCACCCAGCCGCCACCTCCGAGAGCGCCTGCAGAGACGCTGGCTTGAGGATGATTTCCTGGGGCACAGGGGCCcccaaatctctttttttttttcatgggcTGGCAGTGCatttcagagggaaaagggggaaatggACTTTTCCTTCCCCCATAAATAGTTTTATGGAAGATTTTAAGAGGGAtttaaggaagaacttcttctctccctcccccctgcTTCGTTGTGCTGTGCAGTTTAAACCATTTGCGGAAGGGAATTAATTAACGCCGGCAGCCGagcccagagctctgcagcggcCCGTCCCCGGCACAATGCAGATCCGCCTTTTCCTCCCCTGCCAGAGAAACATATGCCCAAAATGCACAAACATAAATTTTTTCTAACCTAATTCGTTTTCTAGATTGATGGAGAAAATCcataacaaatatttatgaCTTTGCAATAAATAACCCTCACAGAAGTTCCACAGAGCTCTGGTGAGTCTCAAGGCAACTTTCAGCGAGCTCCGGGGGTCAGGGCAGATCGGGAGACCAAGTCTGCAGCACTGGAGCCGGCGGCTCATCTGTTTTGAATTATCGGCATTGCTCCGCGGAGCCGCGCTCTCAATGGTGTAGCTGTGCTGCGGTTCCTTGCCGTATTTTATTTCTATGGCGCGAGAGAGGCTTCGATAATTCTTAGCAGTCCTCCGAGGCAGCCAGGGCAGAAAGCCAGCCGGGGCGAGGGTGGGCTGGTCCGGCCGGCATTTGCAGGGAGACGCGGCGCGAGGGTCCAAGCCCTGGCGCGACACCCGGGCTGCACATCCCAGCCGCAccggcggctcccgcgcggGCCGAGGCCTGGCCGGCACTCCCACAGCCGCTCCAAGCCCACTCCAGGTGCCGGCTGTGCCGGCTGCCTAAGGGAAAATGCTTCCAGCCATTTACcctttttccctgttttcccaCAGGCTCCCTCCTTCCTGCCTGCGCTGACCCCCTGTACGGTCAGCGCTGCCGCTAGGACTGCTGCCAACCTGTGTCATGGGCCCGCGGAGCAACCGCCAGCTCCACCACTGCAGCCACCGAGCCGGGGCTGGTGGCTCATTGGCACCGTGGCACGGGTGGCAGGCTGGGCACCGGAGCTGGCGCCGGTGCTGGCACCACATGCCCGCAGCTGTGCCGAGCCTGCAGCCATGCCGGCACCATGtgcctgcagctgtgctgaGCCTGCAGTCGCACTGAGCCCACAGCCTTGCTGCCATTGCATGCCCACGGCCGTGTTGAGcctgcagctgtgccagcaCCATGTGCCTGCACTGTGCTGAGCCCACGGCTGTGCCAAGCCCACGGCCATGCCGGCACGGTGTGTCTGCAGCCGTGTTGAGCCCGCGGCCGTGCCGGCACCGTGTGTCTGCAGCCGTGCCGAGCCCGCGGCCATGCCGGCACCGTGTGTCTGCAGCCGTGTTGAGCCCGCTGCCATGCCGGCACGGTGTGCCTGCAGCCGTGCCGAGCCCGCGGCCATGCCGGCACGGTGTGCCTGCAGCCGTGTTGAGCCCGCGGCCATGCCGGCACCGTGTGTCTGCAGCCGTGCCGAGCGCGCGGCCATGCCGGCACCGTGTGCCTGCAGCCGTGTTGAGCCCGCGGCCGTGCCGGCACTGTGTGCCTGCAGCCGTGCCGAGCCCGCGGCCATGCCGGCACGGTGTGCCTGCAGCCGTGCCGAGCCTGCGGCCGTGCCGGCACCGTGTGTCTGCAGCCGTGCCGAGCCCGCGGCCGTGCCGGCACCGTGTGTCTGCAGCCGTGCAGAGCCCGCGGCTATGCCGGCACGGTGTGCCTGCAGCCGTGCCAAGCCCGCGGCCGTGCCGGCACCGTGTGCCTGCAGCCGTGTTGAGCCTGCGGCCGTGCCGGCACGGTGTGTCTGCAGCCGTGCCGAGCTGGAGCAGCCGGGAGGGCCGGGAGGCGGCAGCGTTCCCGGGAGCGGCTCCGCTCCAGGCTCCACGGAATGGGGTCAGACGTGTCTTCTGACCTGCGACCTGCCGCTTCCCCCCGCGCCGCAATTATCTAATACAGCGCTCTGCCGGCCGGGTACAATGGGACAATTTGTCACTCGCATTGTCTGTCAGGCAACACTGCGGCCTTTTCAGCGGGCCAACACATGTTTTCTGAGAGCTTGTCAGCAAGGGCTGTCTGGCCAGACACACAACCGTGGAAAATGGAACCTTTGTTAATGCTGGTTCTTAGAAAAGTAAATCcattcactttcctttttcatgcCTTCAGTTTGGAATTTGCACAAGAAGCTGAATTGCTCCTGATCCCTAAATGATTGGTCAGAGGATTTGCATGAGGAAGCAgaaattaattattcttttcttttctttttattttctgtaattgtgTGTTTAGAAATGAGATTACATTCCCCAGCAGCACGAGgggctggggtgcagggggggaattgctttgcatttgtttagCTCCTTAGAGCTAAGATCACCTAATCGTTTCAAGCATTTCCTAAaattccctctctccttttctgcatTAATGACTCAACGGAGATTGTGCTCCTCCCCGGGGAACGTTCCTAGCGGCGGGAGCGGGGTCCTTCCCGTGCACCGGCCCCCTCCAACAGCCGCCGTGCCGCAGCTTCGCGCCCTGGCCACAGGCACCGTCTTGCCGCAGCTGCACCatggggagagcagcagccgAGACGGGCTCCCTCAGCAGCTATGCGATAAGAATCTGCACTTTCCCCCAGGGCCAGCGGGATTGCCCCAGGGCGGACCGTGGGGTCTCTCCGCTAAAGCTTTGACACCACTCTGCTTTTACACTGCAGTTCCCTACAGCTTTTATATTTCGCACAGTCGCAGACAAAAAGGCTGATGACCTTTTCAATAGCAGAGATGCAAGCTGGTAGGAAAAGAATCCCATTTTGATGCTACTAACCCTCTCTTTTCTAAAAGTAGCGCCCCTGGGAAATTCCCACTTTCGCTACCAATGCATGTGTGGAACAATATTCCTAAACATCTGATACCAGATGGATACCTCCATTTTCAGGTGTTCACCGTTTTCTTAACCAGGTCCAAACTTCTTTGTTCTGGGCGTACATGGtctattttatttgaaagcattGTAGAAGTGCTAGAGGGCCCCGACTGAACTACAGAGCCCCACGGGAAAGCGTCTCCCCGTCCAGCTTCCCAGAATACCACTATCCAAACCTAACACAAACCATACAGGGAGCCCTGGCTTAGACTATTTCAGCCTtgtaaaacagaacaaattggCTTTGCAAGCATATCTCACAATCCAAGCTATGCCTGTAAAGCACATTTGTCCCCTTGGATCTCCCCTGTGTTCAGTGGCCTGAAAGACCCTTTGCTCCaggctcttccctccccttcaTTAGCCACTTTGGCCTGGAGAGCTCTGTGTCAGCTCACGGGAAGGACTTGTGGCCTGGACGCCCGGCGTGGCCAACTCTTCCACGCCTCGGCCGAGCCAGAGCAGCCTCGGCAGCTTGTGCCGTGCCACGGGCTGCCCTGGAGCAGCACCAGCGTCCCCACGGGGCACTGCGGCACCCGTGATGCTGCTCCCACGGTGCTGCTCGCTGCTCCCGTGACGCTCTCACGATGCTGCTCCCCACGGCACGCTTGCCAGGAATCCTGCCGGAGCCAAGCAAATAGACAGTTGCCCCAGCAAACTGACACCTGGAGGTTGGAGCGAAGGAGAACCAGCCTCCCGCAAGGCAAGGAGAGATGAGGCTCCAAGCAGTGGTGACATTTGGCATTTCCCAGCAGCAGGATCTGCAGCCTCTTGATCACAGCTGGTTTGACTTACAAGTAACAAATGCAATCCTGTTCTTTGcgcttgctttttctttgtaaacaCCGAGCGGGATCCCCACTGATACAGGTTCAGATTCCCTTCTCCATGCAGCGCCGAGGGCGGGAGCTGTGCTGTCCGCACAGCCCATCCCATGGGAAACCTCCTGGAGCGGGACTGGACCCTGTCGCTCCTGAGGCCGCGCTGGTGCCACACACCCTTCCCTAATCCCAGCacaggcaggcagcatgctgcactCTCggcctctgccagctccctgaGCCCTTCCCAGCCCTGGGAGTAAGCTGCCATCCTGTCTGGGTGGCCTTGAAGCAATGGCTTGAGCCATGCAGGGAGTGGGCAGCCCTTGGAGAACGCTGCTCCGTGACGCAGAGATCGGCTGCTGGGCTGTCCAGACCCCGGCTCGCGTGCACCACTCCTTCCTTAGGGGCGTGGGCACTTCCataaaacagtgaaatacaTGAGCGCATTTGTATTTCCCAGCTGGCAAACATGCTGCTGCGTGACCTTCACAAGTGTGGAGCACTTGGTGCAAGCACAGAATGGGCTTCCCAGGTGAGGACGCACTGCCAAAGGCAGGGCTCGGAGGGGGACGAGCTGCTTCAGGCACCGTGCAGTGGCGTGCAGCTCGGGCACAGCGCCTAGCTCGCTCTCGAACAGCATAGTTTACTACCTTCCTTTATGATTTCATGCACACATGCTATATAATTTTAACAGGGTTATTCTAATTCACCATCCTTGAATAGGAATAAGGCTGTTAAAATTATGAACTACTTAggcatagaatcataaaatgcTCTAATGCAGTAAGTGGATCTTTTAGAAATGGACAGATTATGTGATTAACCTTTCCATGCTCAGCTTTCATGTTAACACAGCAAACCAAACTTAAAAGATTCCCAGTGATCATAGTATTTGCTATATTATCTATTCCAAAAATGCAACAGTGGATGAGTTAAAACTAATATGGATTAAATTTCATTTACCTCCTTTCTTGATTCAGGTTTTCAGCCATGGAAAACTATATTCTCACTTAACACCTTTGGGCCTGCCAGTGGCTGCAGTCTCCATGGAGGAAAATTGAGATCTATTCTTACGCTTGCTGGGAAATAAGCTAAACAACTCAGTCCATCGAATGGTTGCCCTCAGCTCTTAAGTTATGGTTTTAGTATCTGATCCTAATCCATTGATGTCTGCAGAAGCCAAGCCTTCAGGCCctgacagaaaagagaatgttttGGTGTGGAGACAGAATCTATGTTTGCAACTATTCTTGTGTTATGCATCTCCAGAGATGACCAGATATGGGACTGAACAATTGGGACAGTCACCCAATTATAAAAATTCCACAGAGCCATCTCCCATGTAGTAGCAATTATATTCCACTGCGAGGGCTTCAGCGCTCACTACAAAGGCCAGAGGGATCTCAGACAccaagaaaacatattttttatgtttttataaacTCCAGTAAAATCGTAATTGGATCAAACTTTGCATTCAAAAGCACATTCTCTgagaatattttatatgcaCATAAAACATCTGAGAAAATGTTAACATTATGATCTTAACTGTTTGCACATTGGAACCAGCTAAAGGTTAGGAAAACGTAGTCCATCTGGTACAGTATTTCAAGCAGACTATTTCTGAGTACATTTCCTGCAGGACCAGGTTTGGTGGTGGCGCCAGAGTCCTGCTCCAAGGGATTACCAACTGCGTGCACCAGGATGATGGGCATATCGTCCACAGCAGGAAtttgctcatttattttcacCACACTTACGGCTGGGTCCCCAGAGAGGGGGTAGCACCTGCCATGGCACAGGCCGTCTGCAAGCAGTCCCTGCCGCAGGCGGCTCACAGGGTGCCAGCACAGGGGCACCAGCCAGCACAAGGGCACCAGGCACAGCCAAGGTGTGCAAGGAGGACCAGGAAGGTGTCCCCAAGGAGACCtagagagcaggagcagcatCACCActatcaccaccaccagcaccaccaaCACCACTACCCCAGCTTTGCCACTCAGCTCCACGCAGCTCAGCGCTTCCTATGCCTGTGCAGAGGCTGTTTGCTCAAGCAAGCCAATTAGGTGTTTATTAGTCTTCATTATGGAGTGCGAGAGGGTTAATTAGTTCAGGCTGTTCCAACAGAGGCTCAAGGCAAGATCAACAACCACTGATACCCAGGCTCCCAGGGCAACCCACCACCTAACctgattcttttcctttttatctcttCCCTGAGCAAACTAGGAGCATCATTATTGTATTTACAAGCTGCTTAGCACAGAGAGCATACCTGGGGAAGAAGGCTAGGGCAAGCCGTGGCTGGGGCGCGAGGATGcggccagcagctcctgctgctccaccAGCACTGTGTTGCCCTGGCCATCCAAAGGCCTCTTGTGGAGGAAGGATGCCAGCGCAGCGTTCACTGCTGCGACGCAGATGAAGCTGCCCGGCTTGGCCAATATGTATAAGGGGAATTGCAAATGCTAAAAATGTGGGATTCAATTCACGGGAGGGCCAGAACCCTTCGCTGGTCCCCAGCTGTGCTCAGCGTAGGACCACGGAGGAATGGCCATTCCCACCCTGGCTCCACTCCCCTCCCAGCAGCTTGCCCAGCCTCCCCAGTGACTTAGAGCAGTTTCCAGAAAGGCAAGGGTTAAATGCAGACAGTGAAAGGTCTTTAAGACTGTCTGGTGCTATCTGCTTCCCCCCTGCACCCGGATGCCCCCAGCCCTGTCTGCCACCCTCTGTATTGCCTCTGTTTGGGCTAGAGGTCTTTCCTGTGGCTTATTTGCCTGCAAACTCCGCAGGTCGGTTCAGGTGCCAGAGCAGCTCCTCCGGATGCAGATTTCCGTATCCCCTGTGACAGGAAGAGCAAACACTATCAGCttttcagcaaagggaaatgaaaacatAGCAGAAGAGCACATGGGAGTAATTCCTGCCAGACTGAACTCTAACAATCAGGTATGAGATAACAATTGCAGTGACCCTGCTTAATTGTTCCTGTTCCAGCTAATGGTGAAAAAACAGTCATTTCCACTTAAAAGAGGCTCTGGGTGCTCTGTGGGACAATGATtcccctgcagagctgcagtccCCAGTGCCGTCCCTGCCCAGCCCAAGGAGGGCTTTGTGCAGGGATTCCTGCAAAGGGGGGTGGTGTTATCCTAACATTTCTTCAtgactgcagcagcacaggcctgAGATccgtgctgctgctgtccctCAGCCCtagagaagcagctgcagctaCGTACGCTGGCTCTGCGCTCAGGGTACCCAGGCTAGGAGCACCTTAGCAGTGTCTCAGCATCCTAGGAGCCCTCAGGAATGCTCCCAGGGCTGCTCCAGGCCTTGCTAAGCGCACAGCTATTAACGCACCCTGCAGGCAAGCAGGGTCCGCTGCAGACCCCCACTGCACACACAGCTCTCAGCATGTGGCCAAAGCACAGTTTGGAGAGTACTCCCGTCCCTCCTGCTCCCGCACAGGGCTGTGCAGGGCTCCTGCAGCGTGAAGACAGCTCAGGGCCATTTACAGCACTCCCTCCCAAGGGATATAAGCAAGCCAGCCACACACCCACCTCCTGTGGCAGCAGACTTTCTCCCCTAAGTATATTTTCTAAtaatgaataaaagcaaagtaGTGAGGTGCCACAGTCCTACAGGGAAAAGATGAACTCACACCAGCTTGTGATTTACTGTAATGACACGAGTCCAAACCTGTAACCAGCTTGCACAAATTTCCTAGGAAGGAGAGCCCTAAACATGCCGCTGTTAGTTTTTCCCCAGGATGGGCCAGCGATCCATGCACGAGCGCCTGTGTCCGATGGCTCAGGAGCCCACTGCCCCACCGTGGGAACACACTGCCCGCTCCACAGCCGCTGGTTTACTGCCATCATAAAACATGTACACCGTCGGCTTGGTGTACTTGCAATCGCCCTCTTAGccataaaaatgcagaaaagtgcCTTCAGCAGAGGAGTAAAGCTGAACCTTACAGTCAGATACTGCAACCGCTTGCAGATGTGCCCGGGCTGGGCAGGCCTGTGAAACAGCACAGCCGCACCAAGCAAGGCCAGGTCACCCTGCCAGGAGCATTTCTGTCTCTAAAAACACAAATTAGAGACCACATTTTACTAACAACATCTGGAATTCCAATACTCCTGCAATAGATAACATCTGGATTGaattctccttttatttttttacagggtcttccttttttaataaataataatagtttaTTACTGCACTGTAGAATATCATAATCCTTTCCTCCACAAGCATGAAaaagattcaggaaaaaaaacaggaagtgCTTTAAACAGAATGATGCCAAGAACTAACGAAAACAGAGTATTTCCTCAACAGAGAGATGGGTTGactcatttttgcattttaagacACTCTACTCACTGTGCATTTGCAGATGTACCGACAAGTGCACCAACGTCTAATGAAATCTCGGCTCCTGTGAGCTGGGAACGGCGGAGTGCTCTTGGCACTGCCTTGCCACCACTGCAGCTCTCATGCCAGATGCCACAGAGCTGGTCACCAACAGGCCTTCAAACATGTGTGTTTAATTTGCCCAGTATAAGgacattttcttgctttttatagTTATTATCCCCAAAATAAACTGCACAGTCCCCCACCTGAGGGAGCAAGAAGAAGCAGTTTCTTCACCAGTTATTACAGTGGGTTCACACAGAAAATGTCTAGGAAGCATCAACTTGCCAGCAGCCCAAGCAGTCTTCTGAAAGACTATacctgaaaatgtcttttttctggAGATACAGAGATAGATCCGTCCCTGCATGCATATGTGTGCACGTACCTGCTTGCTGTGGCAAGAGGAAAACAGTGACAAAACACGGGACTTTTTTGTTCCCCAAGTGCTGGTTCccaataaatgtttaaataagcACTAATTAGCTAACTTCTGAACCTGGGAACAGTACCTTCGGGTCATCTAAGATTGCACAGGGGGGCTCGGTGCGGGAGCTGCCTGCGCAGGGGCTCATCAGCCATGCGCCTGAGCAGCGTTTCCACAGCCCGTCACGCCCACGTGCCTCACTGCTGGAGCAGGTAACACAACCCAGTTTTGGGACACGACGGTGACGCAAGTCAAAGAGGGGAGAGCAGACAGGGTGCAAAATTCCGGGCTGAGACGGCGAGCAGCACCCCTCGCCCCGGCCCAGCCGCGCCGAGCGGGGCTTTCCCGTTCTCCCGAACTAAACGATCTTTGGCCTTGCTGATGCCTGGCAGAGGCAGGATTCCCCAGGCCAAGGGTTAACGGCCCTGGCAATGATCGTACCAGCAAAACGAACGTGGAGTGAAGCCGGAGCGAATGCCAGGCTGCTCCCGGTGGCTCGAACCCCTTCGGAAACACGGAACTCCCACGGGTGCAGCGCGGGCGGCCGGAGGGAGGGGCAGCCCGGGCACCCGGCCCGCGGCGCATCCGTAGCGGCTCGTCCCCAGCAGCGTGCACCGGCGCCCGGCAGAGCGCGCGGGGCGCTGCTCCGCGCAGGCCGAGCGCCGGGGCGacgcggccgcggggcggcggagcgcggcggagcgcggaggccgcggccgggggtgggggggccgAGGCTGTGCCATGTGttggcgggggcgggggggggctgtCACGCGGGCTGTACCAAGCAGTGCGCGCGTGGGGGGAAGCAGACCAATGACGGGCAGGGCAGGCGCCTTGCAACCAATGGGATGCGCTGTGGGAGGAGCACATGCGCAGAGGGTTTCGTTCCGCTCCCGACCCGTCCGCGGTGGAGGGCATGCGCGGGACGGGCGCTTCCGTTTCTTCCCGGGCCCTCAGTAACGCTGACGTTTTTGCGACAGCCGTAAGtgaggaggcggcggccgggcggccgggggTGTGCGgagcgggcgccggcggcgacTCGCCGCGGAGCGATGAGGCCGCAGCAGGCGCCCGTGTCGGGCAAGGTGTTCATCCAGCGGGACTACAGCGGCGGCACGCGGTGCCAGTTCCAGAGCAAGTTCCCGGCCGAGCTGGAGAACCGGGTaaggcgggcggcggccccggcccccccgggggggggggacaggcgGCCGTCCCGTGAGCGAACCGCAGAGCCCTCCGCGCTGCGGATCCCCCGCCTCATGGACCTCCCTCCCCTTGCTTGCAACCCTCCTTTTGGGCTGGGGAGCGAAACGGGTCCTCCCTTGGTGGCCCGGGGATAGCTCTCCCCCAAGGGGCTCTGCTGAGAGCTCTCATATTTACCTTTAAGTTTAAAGATGGCAACAGTTTTATTTCCCCTCATCATGGTCCTTTCTGATGAACATCATGAGAGGGCATGTTTTCAAAGTTTGAAAGTATACCCTGCTTTCcacattctttgctttttggcaTATAAACTTTGTTCATTATATAGATGTCACTACTGACTTACTATAGctacaaaatgcttttaatttgatATGAgtatctgcatttaaaattcttgaaaatTCTTCGTTTCAGTGGTTTTGAAATGCTGGTAGTTTGTGCTATCTTTAATCCTCAGGATAACAGCAGTCCTTTGtggcaataaaataaaatgcattcattATGTCAATGAGAATAAGGCATGCATTGTTGCCCTGTGATTCACTGGTCTCCACAAGAGAAGACAGTGTTAGACAGGTCTGCTGAGTCTGTTCAATAGCCTCACAAGTACTGTCTCAAGTATATTTTATTACTGTCAAATGCAACATCTTCAGCTGATAGAAAAATAACCACTCCTTGctaatgctttttccttttgtcattgtccttttttttttccactttttttgttgattttgttgAAGGCTTATTTGaacagcactgcaggagccaCAAGAAATTACAGATATCGGAAGTTAGCTTTGTTAATCCACTCATTcgatgctctttttttttttttttttttaatctagtggACGTCTCTGCCTGTGGATTAAGTTTTctggtttgggttttgttttgtttttttgtttgtttgtttgttttcagctcacttgcattttgatttaattCCTTGTTACTTCTAATTTCTTTGAGTTCATATTGGCTTGGAATTCAGACTTGGACTAACCGCTTAGTGAACTAAAGGTCCATAACTGAAAGTGTCCTTCAAGCTTTGGCTCTAAGTATATATTATCTGTTTTAGATGTTTGTAGGTGATGCTTTTGACAGAGTTTGGAAGTGCAAGTAGACAATAAATGAAGGCGGATATCTGATGACATCTGAGAGTTCTGAAGTATGCAGGGCACAACTGATAAAATTGATTTCTTTTGCAGATTGATAGGCAGCAGTTTGAAGAGACTGTCCGAACACTGAATAACCTTTatgcagaagctgaaaaacTTGGAGGCCAGTCTTACCTTGAAGGGTGTCTGGCCTGTTTGACTGCGTATACTATCTTCTTGTGCATGGAAACACATTATGAAAAGgtgaatttcttttgtttactttattGTTTGGAAGGCAGTATGTTCCATAGACTTCAATTAAGGATTTGTTTCCTGGTACATTTTCTGTGACTTGCACCACTCTTGTACAATTCCATATAGACAACAGATCTTACAACAAAGTGAGTTTACATATGGACAAgctttttatatgtatattagTCAAGCTGAGTAATGTATAATGATTCCTTGTTCTTGAAATTTTAGAAGAATTATGCAATTTCTGTTTGTAATGAGAACTGGCATTGTGATGTTACTTTCCCCTAGTGTTGTTAAATTTGTGATAGAGCTGGGGCTCTGACTAATGCAATAAAAGCTGATTAAGAAACTGACCTCTTATGTTCTTCTGTTACCAGGTTCTAAAGAAAATTGCCAAGTTCATTCAGGAACAGAATGAGAAGATCTATGCTCCTCAGGGCCTCCTTCTGACAGACCCTATTGAAAGAGGATTGAGAGTTGTATCCTTTAGTGATTTCTTAGATTATTGACTAGTATGTCCATCTGTGAAATGTTGGCATTTTATCTCGGTTagaaatggcattttttgtttgtttgtttctattttcagaaTCTTTCTATAGTAC from Rhea pennata isolate bPtePen1 chromosome 28, bPtePen1.pri, whole genome shotgun sequence includes these protein-coding regions:
- the GOLGA7 gene encoding golgin subfamily A member 7; translation: MRPQQAPVSGKVFIQRDYSGGTRCQFQSKFPAELENRIDRQQFEETVRTLNNLYAEAEKLGGQSYLEGCLACLTAYTIFLCMETHYEKVLKKIAKFIQEQNEKIYAPQGLLLTDPIERGLRVIEITIYEDRGMSSGR